The Dyella caseinilytica genome has a window encoding:
- a CDS encoding group II truncated hemoglobin has protein sequence MSNQSVPTLYEWLGGMDALTRLTTRFYEHVKMDSLLASVFAHMGADHPNHVAAFLAEVFGGPDTYSTQHGGHPHMIRQHLNRHLGQDQRRRWVVLLLETADELGMPDDPEFRSALVGYLEWGSRLAVINSQSGAEADEDAPMPKWGWGEVKGPYTG, from the coding sequence ATGTCAAATCAAAGCGTTCCCACTCTTTACGAATGGCTAGGTGGCATGGATGCACTTACCCGCCTGACTACGCGGTTCTACGAACACGTCAAGATGGATTCGTTGTTAGCGTCTGTCTTTGCGCATATGGGCGCAGATCATCCGAATCACGTCGCCGCTTTTCTAGCGGAGGTCTTTGGCGGTCCAGACACGTACTCCACTCAGCATGGCGGCCATCCACACATGATTCGGCAGCATCTCAATCGTCACCTGGGTCAAGACCAGAGGCGACGTTGGGTGGTTCTGCTGCTCGAGACCGCGGACGAGCTTGGCATGCCGGATGATCCCGAGTTTCGTTCTGCGTTGGTCGGTTATTTAGAGTGGGGTTCTCGCTTGGCGGTTATCAATTCGCAATCAGGTGCTGAGGCGGATGAGGATGCTCCCATGCCAAAATGGGGTTGGGGTGAGGTCAAAGGGCCGTATACGGGTTAA